The Portunus trituberculatus isolate SZX2019 chromosome 50, ASM1759143v1, whole genome shotgun sequence genome includes the window TTTGCTATCATGAGAGCTAACTTTTCTTCCACGATCTACTTACGCATTTCATACCAAGGTCCAGGATTTGTTAAGGTCAGGTCAACACTACACCTAGCATCACCGTCACAGGAACATCGTGAGGCGAGGTAGAGATAAGCCAATCCATCAGATTTTTCACACCATTTCCAGCCAGCACGGAGAGAGTCTGAGCGCGCTGAGTGATTCCTGGAAACACGACTTCAATCGTTCGCTTGACGAGGGACAGGAAATGGGCAAAGAAGTCTAAAAAGAATTACAcgatttttgtctgtctttctgctctctctctctctctctctctctctctctctctctctctctctctctctctctctcatacattcaCCCGAATGGATCATACACTCTGACCATTTATTAGTagttatacgtgtgtgtgtgtgtgtgtgtgtgtgtgtgtgtgtgtgtgtgtgtgtgtgtgtgtgtgtgtgtgtgtgtgtgtgtgtgtgtgtgtgtgtgtgaacatctATCATCTGTTTGCATAATCAATAGCCAGGCACGCatttagaaaaagagaaaaatactatAAATAACGTACAATTAACCAGTTTTCCGACTCATATGCTGTGGCTGAACACaatcaggaagagagaaaccCAGGAGAGTGAGGCGAATAAAGAAACTTACTCTTATCTAGGAAATGTTTACTTCCTGCAGAAGCAAACTTTCGGCGGAGGGGAACGGCTGGCCGAGCACCAAGCCGAGCGAACTATTTCAGGCACCCTTAGCGAGAAACCGAGTAGAATGTTGGGGGTTTACGCCGGGAACACAAAGTTTTGCTGCTTCTGTGATTCTGTTTATTTACACTCACGCGCACAgacacgatctctctctctctctctctctctctctctctctctctctctctctctctcttggaaaacCAATATGAATTAATATCTACCtagaagtgtgtatgtgtgtgtgtgtgtgtgtgtgtgtgtgtgtgtgtgtgtgtgtgtgtgtgtgtgtgtgtgtgtgtgtgtgtgtgtgtgcgtatgcacGTGCATGCCAGCACCTGTGACTTATTGAAGAAAAccaagagaggagaaataaaaaaaaaagatgagtggAGCCTAATAAGCTCCTTTCTAATTCTCTTTTCTACGTACTCGCTCTCTTTCCTTGCtcaccttccctgcctcctcctacCGTCCTCCTTCCCTGCTGCCTTCTGACTGTTTACCTTTGAGCCCATCTGGAGAACGTAAATCATCACACCACTACGCCTTGCTTGTTTTGGTTCCTCATTTCGAAATCACAAGGAAGAGCAGGACGAGAGGagctgggaggaggaagagcagaaggtgagaaggataaagaagagaagcaggtaGATGACAAAGTGGCTGGAAAGGAGGGCAGGAAGtataaggaggagagaaggggtgaaAATGAACGGAGGTATTAAACAAGTAAATGTAGGGAGGGAAAATtcaacaggtaaacacaggatATTTTCTGCCGTGTAACGAGTGCACCTGTTCTAATATCATGCAAAGTTTTTCAGGTCACCATTATTAGTGAGAGAACAGGCGAGGGAAAAGTGTGAGAGGGTCAGAGTTGGAGGAGGTGCGGAAGGgggagtaagaaaaacaaatggaggtgaaagacgaagaggaggaggaggaggaggaggaggaggaggaggaggaggaggaggaggaggaggaaaaaagtgctgtaataagaaaaaaaacggaggaagaagaaaggaggacgggaggaaaaaatggaaattaaaagaaggatgaaagagaaaaaaaagagtggaaaaatggaatgaaagtgagataATGACGAAGGAACGataagaagaaagcaaggacaaggaagaggaggaggaggagaaagaggaaaaagagaaaagccattaaagagaaaatggataatTACAGCcgatgttgttgttgaaaaaaagaaaaaaaaaagatagaaagaaagaccaAGAGAAAATTTAGGTTTGGAAATTGCAAAGGAGGTCACAAGAAATTAgagattcttccttttttacagaacacacacacacacacacacacacactctctctctctctctctctctctctctctctctctctctctctctctctctctctctctctcgttacaaaCTTCCCCATCTCAATCACTCTCATTGTGTTCCACTAATTGCCTTCATCGACTTCCCCGTCAACTTTGCCCTTGATGTGTTgggcttctgctgctgctctgtGCCTATTTGTTTCCGCGAAGTATTAATTATTCTTTATCCACGTAGTTTTTCACACTTTCACCAAATAGTACTGAATTTTTTTGTCCTAGTCGATTAGCATTGATAGTCCCGAGAAACATGTTGTCTTCCATCTTGCTCTTCTATTTGTCCTCCCTCTTACAATTTTCCCAGCAGAAGTTTCCTTACCGGTTTGCTTTGACAGAGATCCGTTTTGCTTCTTTCCGctgtcaggttaggtcagggaacacaaaggaatacaagtaAAGAATGAGtagcaatctttttttttttttaaggaggcTAACTAATGATAAAACACAATAGGTAAAATAGTATACCTCATGAAAATGAAGTATATTACcattgaaaacaaataaaagagagagagagagagagagagagagagagagagagagagagagagagagagagagagagagagagagagagagagagagagagagagagttctattcATAAGTTTCTCTGAAATAGGATGCTAGGAGACAATACAAGAACCTTCTCAGAAACTTTAGAATCAACAGAGGGTGCAAACAATACGAAGAATTATCTCATATGCCAGCACCTTATCATGTCTGTATtagaagttctctctctctctctctctctctctctctctctctctctggaatttgGAATAGATTcaggaagacaacaaaataaaagaacataaaaaaagaattggAATTGTAACGTCAGGttcttgagaaggaggaggaggaggaggaggaggaggaggaggaggaggaggaggaggaggaggaggaggaggaggaggaggaggaaagtagagtTTTAatagttaaagaagaaaagaagaagaaaaaaagaagaaaagaaaaagaacaaaaaaagaaaagaaaaagaaaaagtaaaggaaagaaaaagaaaaagaagaaaaacgaagaagaggtatagcaaaaacaataacaacaacaatatgaaaGAGGTAATGAAACAGATGAATGTGTAGACAGGGAGAGCAGGAAgacgagcaggaggaagaagagtaagatgaggaagaggaggaagaggaggaggaggaggaggaggaggaggaggaggaggaggaggaggaggaggaggaggaggaggaagagaatgaatcaGAGGTAGGAAATGCAAGAGGTAACAGCGGCAGAATTTTAAGGCCATAAAGTGATGTTTTGAGAAAGAAACACTTGCCACCACTTATATGTCTTACAATTTCATGCTCTATCGACTGAAGTCTTGGCAATGTTACACCTTTCGCACCGTCTGCCTTTGCCTCCTGACCgaccttctcctctctctctctctctctctctctctctctctctctctctctcttccttgttttggtGTTTCTTAGTATTTCATCACCTTGAGTTACGTACGTTTaggtttatattttttcccacgTTTCTTACAAGTCATTACATTCCACTAACTCAGGGGGTCTCatcctttttctcgttaagaaccctctgagttataagaccatctactcgaacccccagtaatttgacatcgaacagaatataaatttagtgactgacattaactcaataggcaaaggtattctgcaaaggatgtagcattaaatcagccatctaagtacccctagaaatcttcttgtgaatcccagattgagaacccctgctctaactatttatccttcatcttgagtagtagtagtagtagtagtagaataaatATACCGCATCCATTAACATTTTTCCAGAGAAGTGACAAAGACAAATTAAGAAAGATTATAGAAACTTgacgacaaagaagaagaggaaacagaagctAAAAGTTTATATTGGAACCCCACACGTCAGGAGGAAGtgatctctctcattttcctcttcctcttcctcttcctcctccttcttctcctcctccttgaagaaCCACCATCGAAAAGatcaagtagaagaaaaaaaagtacaagaagaagaagaagaagaagaagaagaagaaaaagaagaagtagaagacgaaaaagaagaagagcaagaagaagaagaagaagaagaagaagaagaagaagaagaagaagaagaagaagaagaagaagaagaagacgacgccgacgacgacgacgacgacgaagaagaagaagaagaagaagaagaagaagaagaagaagaagaagaagaaaatgaagaagaagaagaagacgaagacgaagggAATAAAAGACATGCCATTTTCCAAGTTCTCTCATGACTTTTTGATTGAAATTCCACGAAAAATTCCTGCCATTGTGATGAAGTCAGCTGCAAAAGTCACCACCTTCCCCTCCgtttcctttatcctcctccacgCAAACCTTCATTTACTTGTCAATCTTTACCTTTTGTCCTCCTTCAGTGCGtcggtcatatttttttttccttttcctttgcctCATGTATATTCATTTTGATTATTCTTTACGTTATTTAATATTATTGGTAGAATAATCACCAAAAAAACACAGGTTACCAACACACAAACTTTTCATCTCCATGACGCCAAAATCATGAGAAAACTACCACCTTAATATTAATGGCAACCATCACGTATGCTCTTCCACATGTACTTATATTTCAGAAgtgtatattcattttcttaacctcttcaatactgggacacatttttaccttgagatttgtgtactgttagaccattttattaacattaggaaaatTCTTtgggatcagaagattaatggccagagtcttcactggtTTAATCCTCACATATGCTACTGAAACTGTTTAAATcactaaacagtaagcagaaggaatatggaaacgcgtcgtggttcTGAAGTGCTTAATGACAAACATCACTTGTGCTCCTCTACATGAACTGTACGTAAATTTCAGAAgtgtatattcattttctttaggcAGAGAGAAACATTCAATACTGCTTGGCCTTCCCTTTCTGGCCAGAAGGTCCAAACATCCCTAGCCTTTCATCCTCTAGAAACCCGGATTTAAAGACACTCCCTGGACAGTTTAGTCTCCCATCACTCTACCCAATGACTCTCCATgccttgcgagagagagagagagagagagagagagagagagagagagagagagagagagagagagagagagagagcactggtagggaaaataaaaagaacgttGGCAAAGACGAGCAGAGGAAAACATCgtagaaataataaatattctTTAGTGCGAACAAGTGGAAACAGCGGAGAGcgagaggaaggtgagggacgggaggggagaggagggagaggggagagcaggaggtggaagaagaaaggagaagtgagTGTGAACGTGAGTGAGGAGAATGTTTCTATGCAAGTGAGCGAAACTGCAAGAATTGTCTAGAGAAGAGAGCaggtggctgggtgggtgtcTGATGAAGAACtgcgttggagagagagagaggaagagagatacagATTAGAGGGGAATGGGGGTAGGGGAATGCATGAGGCCTTCACgttgtggtgtgtgggaggTGACGCGATGATGAAGTAACATGGCGGCGAGAGATAAAGTGAGAAGGGGAGTAGGGTGGGAAGTAGGGGAAGTATGGGGCGGGGAGTGCAGCCAGATAAGTGTGTAAGGGGAGCGCAGCAGCATCTGGCGAACACCGGTTTTTGGGAAGTGGAGTGACCAGGTCATcgcgaggggagggaaggaagtacaGAGTGAGGGTGGCAGGAGAGGACAGAGAAACAAGAAACGAGGGAAgcgaagggcagagagagagagagagagagagagagagagagagagagagagagagagagagagagagagagagagagagacaagggttGCGAGGCCAaacgagggagtgaggggaggaagaataagagaagatgaAGTGTGGAGAGGGGTTCAGAGGGGAGaagggcagggaggaagggCTCGAGTTGGCACGAGGCTAGGGTTCGGGCAGGGCAGGGCCAGGGTTGGGCGGGGCCGAGTGGCGATTTTCAGTAGCTGTGGAGACGTTGGTTGAGATACACACGAGTTGATTCTCTCCACCATCACAGCAACCACCTGATAGCGCGATGAACGCTTCCCGCACCGCCAGTTCGCTGCTTCTGCCCCCGAGCTGCCTCTGGCCGTGACTAACGCTGCGCTTTGGTTTAGCTTCcgaggtgtgttttgtgtcattTGAGGTGACTGTGACATTCTCTTATGATGCATGAGAGCAGCAGAGAGAGCCAGAGCGAGAGGTAAAAGTGGACTCTCTCACGAGGACTGAACATTGCTTCTCCCGCAAGTGTTGTTAAATTAAGAGACGCTCAATTTGTTGGTGAAAAGAGATCGAGGCGTACTCAAGACAGAGCAGCTTTATGCTGTGTTGAACCTGTGCCTGACGAGTGAACTAGGATCCCCTGTTCTGTTTCACGACACCACCCTGTGTATGTCTGAATGCCCGAGTGGTCTGTGTCAATAGAGTGCAGCGAGTACCACGAGGAAAGCttcaccgtcaccgccaccatGGTGCTGCACACTGTCAGAgacgaagagcaggaggagtcCCTCCAGGAgaaggtgatgaagaagaagtactactgcaaaaataacaagaagaagaagcagcctcCCTTCTCCGACTGTGACACCTTTAAGTTCAGCGACTATGACTGCATCGGCTTCGACTTGGACAATACCATTTGCCGCTACAAGGTGGGCGAGATCATGCGTCTCGAGTATGACCTCATCGCAAACTACATGGTGAACCGGTATGGCTACGAGCCCgagctgctgctgcctctcGACGATGATATTGACTTCCTGCAGAAAGGCCTTCTTCTGGATATCAAGAGGGGCAACTTCCTCAAGTGCTCGCCGACAGGATGCATCCTGCGCGCCACGCACGGCACGCGGCCAATGTTTGACGACGATATTGTTGCAGTCTATGGGAAGGAGCGTGTGTGGGAGCCAGTGATCGACTTCATGAGAACGCTCAATGATCACCCAGTCAACGGCAAGACTCCTGTGCTGCGCTCCTTCAAAGATTACTTCGACATGCCTGCCGCTGTGGCGATGGCCAGGGCAGTGGACGCGCAGGACAACACAGAAGGAGGCCCTGCAGAGGAGTATGACATCTGGCCGGACGTGCACGTCGCCATGTGCAACATGTATCGGCGAGAACACTTTCGCAAAGATGAAGGTGGCTTCTTCCCTGAAGTCAGATACCATCCCGAGAAGTACATCTACGAGGCTAGCGACAGGCTGAAGCGGTGGCTCAAAGCCATCAATGAACACACGTACACGGCCCTTATCTCAGGTTCCAGCATCGATTACGCCTCACACATCGCCCGCTACGTGCTCGGCCCAGACTGGCGTGAATATTTTGACATAATGATCTGCACTGCAAAGAAGCCCGGCTTCTTCACCATGGATCGCCCGTTCCGCTACCTGGTGGGGCCCGATGACGGCGATGTCGTTCCCACCCACAAGCTGCGCATTGACGGGACCTACTCTGGCGGCAACTGGCGAGACCTGCAGGAACTCATCAAGCAGGAGACAGGCCTGGACCATCCACACTGCCTCTATGTGGGTGACCACCTGGCGCAGGACGTGTTGACGCCGGACAAGGAAGGCGTGGACACGGTGGCCATCGTGGAGGAGCTAGCGGCCGAGGGCATGGTTGGAGACAGGATGGAACACGACGCCGGCTCTGACTTGATGAGCACCTACTGGGGATCCTTCTTCGCTACAGACGACGACAAAAGTGTCCTGGGCGTGGATCGCATCAACACCCTGTACGCCAGCGTCCCGCTCAAGCACTCCCGCATCGCAGTGCCGTCCCTCGAGGTGGTGGCGAGATTCCCAATCAGGCACCAGTACGAGGCCTTCAGTCAACAAACTTCGGGCTTCTTCCCTGGCGATCCCGTCATCCTTCacttctagtgtgtgtgtgtgtgtgtgtgtgtgtgtgtgtgtgtgtgtgtgtgtgtgtgtgtgtgtgtgtgtgtgtgtgtgtgtgtgtgtgtgtgtgtgtgacggtgcTGACCCTTGCGATTAACCCAAATGTGGTTAACTCGAGTgcgaattttgtgtgtgtgtgtgtgtgtgtgtgtgtgtgtgtgtgtgtgtgtgtgtgtgtgtgtgtgtgtgtgtgtgtgtgtgtgtgtgtgtgcccatagCCACACTCTGATGATGTGCGTTCCTCTTGGAGCTGCGCCACCTCTACATCTGCCGTCGCTCTGTTTTTGTCGCCCCACAACTGGCCGCaactcacgaaaaaaaaaaggtcatggCTCACACttgctctatctctctctctacggcctCCCTCGTCCCCTCACCGACCCTCGGGCCCTTCTTTGGCGCTCGTCCAAAAGCTATAAAAAACAAGCACCTCGGTCTTACCTGTGACGCCTCCACCTCCAGCCTTCGGGTAAAGCTTACGAGACGCCTCAAGTATTGCCGGGAGGTGGATGACGGTGGTTCCAGACGAGGGTTGAGGGGACAGGTGGCGTGCAAGTGGTTGGCGCGGAGCATGTGAGTAACGCGAGCACCTGCAATGCTGCGAGGCGCGGAGTGAGAGGTCTTGAACACAAAATCAGTAGTCATGCTCTTCATGGCTCAGTGCAATACTTTACACAAGTGTAAAACGACTATTTAGGTTATATTAACCgattttactttttgttgttggtagttATTAGTTtacaataaggaggaggaggaggagaaggaggaggaagaagaggaagaggaagaggaagaggaagagaaggaggaggaggaggaggaggaggaggaggaggaggaggaggaggaggaggaggaggaggaggaggaggaaaagctttGAGCTGCCATTTTTCTGGTAAAAGATGGAACGAATGTCAGGCACATTTGTTCTCACTCTAATTCGGACCGACGTTCACTATTTATCACCTTCCTAATAGAAAAAAGCATTAcgtgacaataaaaataaacgaaaataaaacgaagaaaaatagtaacCCGTATTCTGGTCTTTGAGGTGTTCGCGTCAGTCCTAAATGAGCCAGAGAAGACTATTTTGTTATACGGCCATTTCAGCAACAcagcgcgacacacacacacacacacacacacacacacacacacacacacacacacacacacacacacacacacacacacacacacacacacacagggaaaccaaaaccattaaaacactAATTCATCAAGGTCCTAATGACGCACTGCACAACACACACTGAGCCCTCCCACGCTGTGTTGCTGGACTGAATGAAACTCGTGCAAAGtttttttctataaatattATGAGCTGGTACATATATAAGGGAAAAACGTATCCATGAATACATTCAACTGTGTATGTGAGCCTTTGTTTTTCAAGCGTATTATACATGGGAGGTAGTTTTTATATGTGAATACTTTATGCACTGACTTTTCGTGCATTTTTAGTAATAAACAAGCCATGGAATATGTTATCTGTTGTCTGATGAGGTTGTTATCTCACGTCTCTTCATTGAATTATCTATTGTCTGCTGAAAATGTTGTGCTTTCCTTCGATGGTTCAAGAACGTTATTTTTCGTCTATTGACAGTGTTATCTCATGTCAACGCAAAATGTTATGTCGTCTCTAAGATTAATTCGCTACCTTCTGGCAGGGCCATATAAGGTTCAGACTATCTATTACATTCTAGATTTTGTAGATGCCTTTAGGACGAGAACACTGTTGCTATCTGTATGACATTTTTGAAGTCACGTAGCAACAGTTCACTTGTAAGTAGTATTAAGTCACATCTGAGTATCACTCGTATGTCATTAATCAGCAGATCTTTGTTATGTAGTGTTTTCTATTGTAGTTGAGGAGGAGTGTGTTCAGAACTCTGCATTTCGTGTGTGTTGGAAGACTTGCTATGTATTGTGACTCACTTCGCACTCATGCCTCACTTAATCTGACTCATGACTCATCCCTGGAGCCTGATCTCGCCCCCTCGCTGGGTTTTCACTCATCCCTAATACCTGATATCTTACCCGTGTCAGTTCATCCTGGATTCACCAACTAAGTCTCTGTTTTCCTCCCAGGATGGACGTGGAGTGTTTACGTGAACTACCTGCTCGTTTTGTTATCTTCCTCcacactctttttctctttcctaactttcaaatttttcttactaaatctcttttttttcattttctttatttattttggtatatttccttttttgattATTAAGCTTGTTTGTCTTATGTttgtcttttcatctctctctctctctctctctctctctctctctctctctctctctctctctctctctctctctctctctctctctcctctgccaaGTGTCTGAGGCAAAGTCTGTGTCAGTCTGTGATCTCTTCGTCTCTGTGAAACAAAAGTGCAGCAGAGAAAAacagtttctatttttatacatGAACTTACATTTGCTAAGTTAAGTACTAGCTTGGTGTAAGGTTATATCACTCTTCGTAATGGAGGATGAtgaataaaattataataaaatgttGAAAGTTTCTGAGCCTCTTACTTGCCATCTAGAATAACATGAGGGAAAATATAAGGTAAAAGTAAAGATGTtacatgaaaagagaaaggattcATGCTTTCTTATGAAGATGGATAAAGGTTCCCCGTGACTAACAAGATGATTGATCTGTAAGAAGTATTGCATCtggataacaataaaaaaaaaatggtatttaGGATAATCGAGTACGATATtaacaaacaatataaaatagATTCAAAAATCCATAAGACTTCAAAAGAAACATGGAAAACAATTGCACTCAGTAGCATTAAGAAATATGTTCACTAAAAGGAAAATCAGATtatagaaacgaaaaaaaaaatcagcaatatataaaataaatgaactaaaaataTTCGTCATAATATTATATAAAAATCAGACAAACTCTACAAAAATGAGTTTCAAGAGAGGAAAGGTACGATTATAAACTGTCAATATTAACATCCAAATACCGCTAATAGAAAACGTAGCAACAtcctatcagtctctctctctctctctctctctctctctctctctctctctctctctctctctctctctctctcgtttccatcTACGtatcaaccttctctttctctatttacctTCAGACATTCAAATGAGACGGGCAAGGACttgagcggtgtgtgtgtgtgtgtgtgtgtgtgtgtgtgtgtgtgtgtgtgtgtgtgtgtgtgtgtgtgtgtgtgtgtttataatagCAGAGACACCAGAGCAAGAAAACAAACTTCACAAAAATAAATTGTCCTtgaacgaaaacacacacacacacacacacacacacacacacacacacacacacacacacacacacacacacgagagaaagCGAGCGCAAACCTAGAGAATTTATGAACCAAGGATACCCATCAGTTAAAACTATAAATATTCGaggaaataaacaacaaaatgtCGATGCacaataaagaacaaaacaaaatataaagaaacaaaacactatcttccctctctctctctctctctctctctctctctctctctctctctctctctctctctctctctctctctctctctctttctctttctctctctctgtccattaaGAGATGAGAGGTGCAGGCagtcactagagagagagaggcacaaaacatgcctggcacacacacacacacacacacacacacacacacacacacacacacacacacacacacacacacacacacagaaagatccTCCACTTACAAACCCAGCAGCGTCGCTCCTCAGATTATAACTACTAACAAAACTCGACATGCTAACCTGTTTTTACACTCTGTAGTCTGAACCTCACTTCAAAGCCCTTGGGTCTGGCGAGTTGCCCTCCACCCACAGCGAGAGGCGGCAAGGTACGGCGGTGGATTCATATTACTACTATCTATTCCCGCGGGTGATGACGGAACCCATTAGTGCTGGAAaagattagtagtagaagtggtggtagtggtagcgggctgtgatgctgatgatggtggtggtggtggtagtggtggtggtggtgttggtgttgacttttattttatttttatttcatagcACATTTTCTTCACTCCTGTCATTttttgctagtagtagtagtagtagtagtagtagtagtagtagtagtagtagtagtagtagtagtagtagtagtagtagtagtagtagtagtagttgtggttgtagttgtagcagtagcagtagcagtactagcagtagtagtagtagtaacagtagcagtagtagtagcaacagtagtagtagcaatattagtagtagtagtcatcgtagtagtagcaacaaagACTCAACCCCAACACCAACCgcagcaaaaacaacagtaaaGCTACAAAAGGGGACAAGAAGCAACAACAGTAAGGCATCAGGAACAAACATTGGCTATCATTGTGCGAGTGTGTTTTGCCCCTGTACTCGTGAGCACCGGCGGCCCAGCGGAGGTGTTGAGGAACCTCGGGCGTAAAATAGTCAGGAGAAtcgagaaaatagaaacagggagAGTATTTATAGTTCAAAGA containing:
- the LOC123499488 gene encoding 5'-nucleotidase domain-containing protein 1-like codes for the protein MPEWSVSIECSEYHEESFTVTATMVLHTVRDEEQEESLQEKVMKKKYYCKNNKKKKQPPFSDCDTFKFSDYDCIGFDLDNTICRYKVGEIMRLEYDLIANYMVNRYGYEPELLLPLDDDIDFLQKGLLLDIKRGNFLKCSPTGCILRATHGTRPMFDDDIVAVYGKERVWEPVIDFMRTLNDHPVNGKTPVLRSFKDYFDMPAAVAMARAVDAQDNTEGGPAEEYDIWPDVHVAMCNMYRREHFRKDEGGFFPEVRYHPEKYIYEASDRLKRWLKAINEHTYTALISGSSIDYASHIARYVLGPDWREYFDIMICTAKKPGFFTMDRPFRYLVGPDDGDVVPTHKLRIDGTYSGGNWRDLQELIKQETGLDHPHCLYVGDHLAQDVLTPDKEGVDTVAIVEELAAEGMVGDRMEHDAGSDLMSTYWGSFFATDDDKSVLGVDRINTLYASVPLKHSRIAVPSLEVVARFPIRHQYEAFSQQTSGFFPGDPVILHF